One part of the Mycolicibacterium aromaticivorans JS19b1 = JCM 16368 genome encodes these proteins:
- a CDS encoding S53 family peptidase: MRSIRTRSASRATWISLVAVAATLVALAYSVIPSGRTPALPGAISGPYATLLSASTDLGPSGAGAVQLVAGLRDDSRPATLIDWARQHALSVRWRPGDRWATVTGAAPAIGLAFAVAVHDFRRPTGQVFYASPQQPAVPAPVVGDVTELGRILGYVPHNESVPVIVPLDVPDKGLGPAALLRTYNAAPLRESGYTGHGSTVLVFAFDGFDQEDLDMFASAFDLPKFTPELMGDMPSQRSGEATMDLEAIHAVAPDAKTVLVNARGTVSGDATYQKIGALMEEADRRYPGAVWSFSIGWGCDKVATAADLIPARSALRAALRHGSTAFNASGDLAGLECKGGHNWSSPPSPEDVGLDSVASLPEMTDVGGTTLSTDAGGRWLAEQSWFAPAISHGTGGGVSNLFERPPWQTGLRVAAPPGRRLTPDIAAVADPYTGVRIVFRRQHVMGGGTSLAAPIWAGMTALMNDYLRRNGGGPIGELNPLLYEIAQGARLPAFHDVTLGGNAVDDAGPGYDLVTGLGTPDLDHLARDILALQKCGAGCG, encoded by the coding sequence ATGAGGTCAATCCGGACACGAAGCGCCAGTCGGGCGACGTGGATCTCGCTCGTCGCTGTCGCCGCGACCCTTGTCGCCCTTGCGTATTCGGTCATCCCGTCCGGCCGGACCCCTGCCCTGCCCGGCGCTATCAGCGGTCCGTATGCAACGCTGCTGTCGGCATCCACCGACCTGGGTCCATCCGGCGCAGGTGCGGTCCAGCTGGTGGCCGGGCTTCGGGACGATTCCCGACCCGCGACACTGATCGACTGGGCACGGCAGCACGCACTGTCGGTGCGCTGGCGCCCCGGTGACCGCTGGGCCACGGTGACCGGCGCGGCCCCCGCGATCGGCCTCGCGTTCGCCGTAGCGGTTCACGACTTTCGCAGACCAACCGGCCAGGTCTTCTACGCCTCGCCGCAGCAGCCAGCCGTCCCCGCACCGGTTGTGGGCGATGTGACCGAGCTCGGCCGCATCCTCGGATACGTCCCGCACAACGAATCGGTGCCGGTCATCGTGCCGCTGGACGTGCCCGATAAGGGGCTCGGGCCTGCCGCGTTGCTCCGCACCTACAACGCTGCGCCGCTGCGCGAAAGCGGCTACACCGGACATGGTTCGACAGTTCTGGTGTTCGCCTTCGACGGGTTCGACCAAGAAGACCTCGACATGTTCGCGTCCGCTTTCGACTTGCCCAAGTTCACCCCAGAACTTATGGGCGACATGCCATCTCAGCGCAGCGGCGAAGCGACCATGGACCTGGAAGCCATCCATGCCGTGGCGCCCGACGCCAAGACCGTATTGGTCAACGCCCGCGGCACGGTGTCCGGCGACGCCACCTATCAGAAGATCGGTGCCTTGATGGAAGAGGCGGATCGTCGTTATCCCGGTGCCGTATGGAGCTTTTCGATCGGCTGGGGATGCGACAAGGTCGCGACCGCGGCAGACCTGATCCCGGCCCGTTCCGCACTGCGGGCCGCACTGCGGCATGGCAGCACCGCGTTCAACGCCAGCGGCGACCTCGCCGGGCTGGAGTGCAAGGGTGGCCACAACTGGTCCTCGCCACCGTCACCCGAGGATGTCGGCCTGGATTCGGTGGCCTCTCTGCCCGAGATGACCGATGTCGGCGGGACCACGTTGTCCACCGACGCCGGCGGGCGTTGGCTGGCCGAACAGTCGTGGTTCGCACCCGCTATCTCCCATGGCACGGGCGGTGGGGTGTCCAACCTGTTCGAGCGGCCACCGTGGCAGACGGGGCTACGCGTAGCGGCTCCGCCCGGGCGGCGACTCACCCCGGACATCGCGGCAGTCGCTGACCCTTACACCGGTGTCCGCATCGTCTTTCGGCGCCAGCACGTCATGGGTGGCGGCACCTCACTCGCCGCGCCGATCTGGGCCGGGATGACAGCGCTTATGAACGACTATCTTCGGCGCAACGGAGGCGGCCCCATCGGGGAGTTGAATCCCCTTTTGTACGAGATCGCCCAGGGCGCAAGGCTTCCCGCTTTCCATGACGTCACCCTGGGCGGCAATGCCGTCGATGACGCGGGCCCGGGCTATGACCTCGTGACAGGACTGGGAACTCCTGATCTCGATCATTTGGCGCGCGACATTCTGGCGCTGCAGAAATGCGGTGCCGGATGCGGCTGA
- a CDS encoding zinc ribbon domain-containing protein, translating into MRLSMACPVCGTAVPAGVFCGTCGAQLNPQPGDGPRWLRPRAFCAAPDEHVLRPAIASSLFPHLSQFSRTPFNLGLVLIIVAMAVAIQLALPGALVTVSALGLPLLFAIYRHQSGIYRDISRSALVITVVLGIAMGVGWVFVTGDLVIRETGAPFDAGIAGHRVLRDGLGVAEGGALLMMVPAVAVRLLRPGARESLSGFVIGVLSALSFTAAATFTRLAPQFAAATVAKNRPVEWLLVEAGIRGLAIPLTAACAGGLIGAALWFKRPGGAVRLRRSLVVAALTIFGVIVLGVYAIVGITDVAGLAQEKMLALHIAMALVALLALRLGLQLTLLHEQPDPARGKPLLCLHCRNVVPEMAFCPSCGAANHASSAKSLADRRAVIPTAGAQTDAAAELWPGYSVDARTYTSPPLSRTSSTRVLSSWLVVIVVITTPLIALSASIAEPAVVYNCPPDCGRPPTGTPVAALPRFTAADGRFSVSYPAPGSAYDLSFADDGVAAQFTGGDGGTMKLWGIPAGGKSAREVAEAFLAARYPDARTAYEIPNAMVGYQVGYGEVADIWPQDGDASYRHLRLVILVAVKHDLALIAGAIGPYREFSPTFGPGRPASANLELAMDLDKYVNSFSWQGDPAR; encoded by the coding sequence ATGCGGCTGAGCATGGCGTGCCCGGTGTGCGGCACCGCGGTGCCCGCCGGGGTGTTCTGCGGAACTTGTGGTGCGCAGCTGAATCCGCAGCCCGGGGATGGCCCGCGGTGGTTGCGCCCACGCGCATTCTGCGCCGCGCCCGACGAGCACGTGTTGCGGCCGGCGATCGCCAGTTCGCTGTTCCCGCACCTGAGTCAATTCTCCCGCACACCATTCAATCTGGGTCTGGTCCTCATCATCGTGGCGATGGCGGTCGCCATCCAGTTGGCTCTGCCTGGCGCCTTGGTGACCGTCTCGGCACTCGGCCTGCCCTTGCTGTTCGCGATCTACCGGCATCAGTCCGGGATCTACCGCGACATTTCGCGCAGTGCGCTGGTGATCACCGTCGTGTTGGGGATCGCGATGGGCGTCGGCTGGGTTTTCGTGACGGGTGATCTGGTGATTCGGGAAACGGGGGCGCCATTCGATGCCGGTATCGCGGGGCACCGAGTGCTGCGCGACGGGCTCGGGGTCGCGGAGGGCGGCGCCCTACTGATGATGGTTCCCGCGGTTGCGGTTCGGCTGCTGCGGCCCGGGGCGCGGGAATCGTTGAGCGGCTTTGTGATAGGCGTCCTCTCGGCCCTGAGCTTCACCGCGGCCGCGACGTTCACCCGGCTTGCACCGCAATTCGCGGCCGCCACCGTCGCCAAGAACCGGCCGGTGGAGTGGCTGCTGGTGGAGGCCGGTATCCGTGGGCTGGCCATACCGCTCACCGCGGCCTGCGCCGGCGGATTGATCGGTGCCGCACTGTGGTTCAAGCGCCCGGGCGGTGCGGTCCGGTTGCGCCGATCGCTGGTGGTTGCCGCCTTGACGATCTTCGGGGTGATCGTGTTGGGGGTCTACGCGATCGTCGGCATCACCGACGTGGCCGGCCTTGCGCAGGAGAAGATGCTCGCCCTGCACATCGCGATGGCGTTGGTCGCGCTGCTCGCACTGCGCCTCGGTCTGCAACTCACCCTGCTGCACGAGCAGCCCGATCCCGCGCGCGGCAAGCCGCTGCTGTGTCTGCACTGCCGAAACGTGGTGCCCGAGATGGCGTTCTGTCCGTCCTGCGGTGCGGCAAACCACGCGTCATCGGCCAAGTCCCTAGCCGACCGGCGCGCGGTCATCCCGACGGCAGGAGCGCAGACCGACGCGGCGGCCGAGCTCTGGCCGGGCTACTCGGTGGATGCGCGGACATACACGTCCCCGCCGTTGTCCCGCACGTCGAGTACCCGTGTACTCAGCTCGTGGCTCGTGGTGATCGTGGTGATCACGACACCGCTGATCGCACTGTCTGCAAGCATCGCGGAGCCGGCTGTCGTCTACAACTGCCCGCCGGATTGCGGTCGGCCGCCCACCGGAACGCCAGTCGCGGCGCTGCCCCGGTTCACCGCTGCCGACGGCCGGTTCTCGGTGTCCTACCCCGCACCCGGCTCGGCCTACGATCTCTCCTTCGCCGACGACGGCGTGGCGGCACAGTTCACCGGCGGGGACGGCGGCACGATGAAGCTGTGGGGCATCCCGGCCGGCGGAAAGTCGGCCAGAGAGGTCGCCGAGGCGTTTCTGGCGGCGCGCTATCCGGACGCCCGAACGGCCTACGAGATCCCGAACGCGATGGTCGGCTACCAGGTCGGCTACGGCGAGGTCGCCGACATCTGGCCGCAGGACGGCGACGCCAGTTACCGGCATCTGCGGCTGGTGATCCTCGTCGCGGTCAAGCACGACCTGGCGCTGATCGCCGGCGCCATCGGTCCCTACCGCGAGTTCAGCCCGACGTTCGGCCCCGGCCGGCCGGCGAGCGCCAACCTGGAACTCGCGATGGACTTGGACAAATACGTCAACAGCTTCTCCTGGCAGGGCGATCCGGCTCGCTGA
- a CDS encoding GAP family protein gives MSGDWAAVSAGLIPLALVVALSPISILPALLLVLYSTRPRAAGLAFAAGWVTGLTVLTVLFLNVPRLLGGSAETSSVWQLRLRLVGGAVLIVTGVWLWLRRKKAVRSSNWLDAIGRWSPVRTTTIGVAFGVLNPKIIVACAAAGLAIDAATLGPAAQVAAVGCFVAVAGSGTLLPVLAHAVAAKRFDRPLERLRAWIQRRQAEISAVALVVIGAVLLLTGTFGR, from the coding sequence GTGTCGGGTGACTGGGCTGCGGTGTCCGCCGGGCTGATACCGCTGGCATTGGTGGTCGCCCTTTCCCCGATCTCGATACTGCCCGCCCTGCTGCTGGTGCTGTATTCAACGCGCCCCCGCGCCGCGGGACTGGCGTTCGCGGCCGGCTGGGTGACCGGTCTGACGGTGTTGACGGTGCTGTTCCTCAACGTTCCCAGGCTCCTGGGCGGCTCGGCCGAGACGTCGTCGGTGTGGCAGTTGAGACTGCGGCTGGTCGGCGGTGCCGTACTGATCGTGACCGGCGTGTGGTTGTGGTTGCGGCGAAAGAAAGCGGTGCGATCGTCGAATTGGCTCGACGCCATCGGCAGGTGGTCCCCGGTCCGCACCACGACGATCGGAGTGGCGTTCGGAGTTCTCAACCCGAAGATCATCGTCGCCTGTGCCGCAGCGGGTTTGGCGATCGACGCGGCCACGCTCGGGCCGGCCGCCCAAGTTGCCGCGGTGGGGTGCTTCGTGGCCGTCGCGGGTTCGGGAACGCTGCTGCCGGTGCTGGCCCACGCGGTGGCGGCCAAGCGATTCGACCGACCGCTGGAGCGGTTGCGGGCGTGGATACAGCGCCGCCAAGCCGAGATCAGTGCGGTCGCGCTGGTGGTCATCGGTGCGGTGCTGCTGCTCACCGGAACGTTCGGCCGCTGA